In Takifugu flavidus isolate HTHZ2018 chromosome 1, ASM371156v2, whole genome shotgun sequence, the DNA window AATTTTGACCCCAGAAGCAGATGAGCGTCAGATGAATACACCTCCTACCTCTGGAAAGCACTGAATCTGAACGCTCCCAATGCTGTCCTAGTCCACAGGTTAGATTGTTCTTATTAATGTGTTAGTGTTATTATTTACTAACTTGTGTACATTTTGGGAGAAGTAAAAATAACGGACGGTTGAGGTCGTACTGACCACGTTCTGCGAAGTGGCCATGGAGGTGATCGCTGGGTTGATGGCGGCATCGTCGCTGTAGTCTGGAGGTGGCAGCAACATgggctcctcgtcctcctctggcACACTAATCACACTCAAGCGCCGCGGCGTGCTCAGATTGCTGCTGCGACATGTGAGACGGGATTACATATAAAGCGAAACCTTTTTTATTCTGTTATGGGAGAGTGAAACCGTTGTCTTACCTATTCATCTGATCGACATGAGGTCTGCAGTAAGATGAGGGAAACCAGCCCCGCCTGACCAAAGAAAGCAGCATAAAGTGCTTTAACATACATTATCATGTCTGTCTGATGGTTCATTGATCGACTGGGGGACCGTTTGTTGCCATTATTCTGTAGAAATTCAATACAGGCTAAAAAAATTCACAGCACAAAACAACGTTGGAGAAAGTAAACTCTTCAAAGGCGACATCTGACATGTTGACAAATagctttatttgcttttttgctCTGTTACGTGACAAGATTGATTACACTTTCACATTATTTCGGTAAACAGCTGGGTGGCTTAGCAGAAAGGCCATAAACGCACGACTGGAGCTAGGCTGCGTCTCTTGGAtaggaacaaaacaaaaaataagcGCATGAACTGAAGACGGCTGTAATCACACAGGCAGCTCAGCTACTTTAAGGATTAGcctggaacaaacaacaatttCTACACATCAGAATTTCTCCCTACCATCATTTCAGCAATGCTGAGGGAGGCCATGTTCTTTTGATATCAGGAACACACACTGTCTCCTTGTGTGTTCATAAATATATGAATGTGGACTATGTGTGCccacacgtgcatgtgtgagtgtgcatgtgtgtgagaagTTGCTGAGAAAGGCAAGTGAGTGcgagtgaaagagagaggtTAAGCTTTACGACCGTCATGTTGATCATACCTGGCATTCTCCGTGCTCCTAAGCGTGATGTATTAACAAAACAGAATATTCAGAAACACAAAGCAGCAGCTAGAAGTACATCTGATAAGACCTGCACGTCAGCACTCATGCCTattcctgcatttctttttgCTGTTCTGCACAAAGGGATTTCACGAGGAGAATTAATGTCAATACCTGCCCATAACAGTGCTAATATACTCTATATACGGAGTCCATTTCTACATCTTAATTAGTCTGCAAAATAtgataaaacacattaaaaatcaTCCATTCAAAAAATATAGAAATGCATACTCAatggtgcattatgggaaatgaTAACATTTGCCACTTACTGCTGTGTTTTCTCCAACTCTCCGTACAGCCAGCCGTCCTTCTCTTCCTGAATCAGCAGAGTGATGATGTCGCCGTCGTCAAAGCTGAGGAGTGTGGGATTGGTGCCAGCCATGTGGGGAAAGATGGTCTTGACGCGAGACCTTTTGCTCAGGTTGAGGCCTGACGACTGCGACACCGAGTGGGACAGGGGGAATTCGCCGATGCTGCCGTGGTCTGGTGACAGATTTGGGATCAGCGAGACAAAAACTACACATATTTGAAGCAGGACAtccattaaaaataatatttagaAGACTCCGGGAACTCATCTGTGTTTTAAGTCACCCCCCATACCTAAGTTGCGGTCTGTGGAGGTGGTGAGTGGTGATCTGGGCTCTGGGTTGAACATGTTAGCAAGTGGACTGATCTGTGCCTTTAGAGGTGGCGCTGGAGGAGGCACCAGGGAGTCCTGGTTCTTCTGATTAAACGAAGTACACGATGAGCAGACAAAGACACATGTGTCAGCATGAGTAACACGACTCTTTGGACTGACGGGTTCATCTGATAATCATGTCTGATTCACCAAAACACAAGCATGACTAAGAACCCTTCAGCTTTTCAGATCGACCAGGTTACACAGGCTGTGCTAAAACATATACGCAGTCAGGAACCTCTTAACGCGCAGATGCTAGGTCTGCTGCAAGATAAACTACCAGATGAGATAAAACACTCTTTGTATTCTGGAACCTGCTGCCTTTATCTGATAATCAGATGAGAATCGAAGCAAACGGTGAAACACAACAACGAGCGACCTGAAGGGAAACTGAGGTCTGCTGAATTGGACCTGACCAGGTAACGCTCACCCCGTTGCAGTATCCAATGGCTGGCGATTGCTCTGGAGTGACAGACAGCCCTTCAATCATGTTTATCACTGTGTCTGGTACTTTAGTGATATCGCAGCACTTTTCCTGCCAGCTTGGGAGCTTCAGAGAGAGCATCTCCCTGGCCTTGGAAACGCAGAGCATCTGTTAAACAGGCTAATAAAGGAACTAAATCCAGACTGCCCAGGATCAGCTCTCCATCCGGCCTTACCTTCTCATGGAAGTTGCTAATTTGGTAAGAGAACATGCAATGTTTGTCTGCCAGGAAGCAAAAGCgcctcttttcctccagcaACGCCTCTTTGCAGCCATCGGCAATAAACTTCTGCATGTCCATCTGCCGCGATGACAAGGTCTCCATATACTGttggcagaggtcagaggtcagctgttgCGTGAGTTTAAATGCTCTGTAGGGCTCTGAGGTCTGAATCAAGAATTGATCTTTGATGGTTGGAAACTGTAGGTTGACAAGGGCCCAGCGTCTTGACCCAGTCCTTTGTTTTCACCTGCACCTCACCAAGCGGCCCTGTTGAAAAGTCGGTCTCATCTAATTTCAACAGCCGATCAACAGCCCCTCACTGGCAGCGCCCGTGCGACAGACTAGCGCGTCGCATTTCTCTCCCGTTGTTCCACCCCCCATCTCAGTTTCAGCTCAGTCACCGCACAAAGCTCACTCAGATGTGTCTTGAAGCacaattaaagaataaaaagcaCTTTTGCAGCTTGCGAGCTTGACCTTCAATTTAAGGCATATCTTTGGAACAAGCCATGCTTACACAGCATCAACAAGACGCCATGCAGAGGTTACTATTTAAGCTTTGTGGTTCCATTTCAACACATAgtgttttatttaatattaaCCTATTCTACATGCTAATACATAACATAAAAGCTGAAAGTAGCAAATAAAGTTCTTAAATTGGTAGTGAAACTGCAAGAGTACTGTAAGAGTACTCCAGTAAGTGTACTTATATACATATTTGTCATGACAGCAATGGTGTTTATATGGCTGCATCTGTTTGAGCAGTCATGTATACGAGCATATCTTGGTGTACACTCCTCAATCATAACATTCCTCTGCCTTCAGCCGAACGACCGActgcataaaaaaaacaataaagaataCCTCGAGGCGCAAGGGCACCTGAAACAGGTTTCACCCACTCTTAACTCGAGCGTACTAGTGCAGCATTGTGCTGAAGAAGACTACAAAAAATgaatttcctttcatttgcGCTGTGGTTATCAGGGGAACAAATCTGGATACATCTCTTTCCAACTGGAAGGTTTGCTGAGTTTGCTCTTGCGTCTCACCTCGTTCTCTCTGAACTCGTACTTGGAGGAGTGCTTCCCCTGGCTTTTCCTGCGCAGCTTCTTCAGGTCTGTCTTGGAGCGCTCCAGGGAGTCCTGTTTGACTTTGTGTTCTGACTGATAGCGCTTGAATGTGGCCTGTTTGACAGGTGAATGTGAGGAAACTTTGATTAGAAATGGGTATTCAGAGACATGACATTTGGGGAATCTCTGGGTGTTTGCATTGACAGCTGATGCAGCATGAAGTCAGACTCACGTTCATGTATTTAACATCCAtctctgtcttcttctccagctctaCAATCACATCTTTGTGAAACTTCTTGAACTGCGaatggtggaaaaaaacaaccaacataAAACACCAACCTAAAATTGATTGCAACATTACTCATCCTGCAACGCCCCGCTGAGTCACATGGCTTCCTTCGATAAGGAAGAAGTGATCCGTTGGAATGCCTAAGAATGGATTTCTTAGAGGACGATATTCCACCCAAAAGGAAAGTCTTATCAGGCTGCTGTGGTTAAAGATTGACTACTTTACCCCTATGTAATGTAATTACAGAGTTCCAGATAGTCTTGGAAATGAGCTTATTTACTTCCTGGGCTGCAATTAAACTGCTGACATTTGACTTAATTTTAGTTCTTAGCAGATATCTGAAGCATGTGGTTTTTTCATTACTATCAGGCTTTCATTTAGCTTTGCTTAAAGCTATTTCAAACCCTCTGAAATGACATGAATGAGCCCAGGAGACTGGGCAATTTACGctttcagaaaaacaaaagacactTCCTGTGGCTCGCAAGGAGGGTGAATGCCCCGTGAAACACTAACGTAGTTTACTGCGTGTTCAACATGTCTGTTTGTCTCATTAATGCTGCTTGTCTTTTTGTTTGAGCTGTCGATATTCAAATTGGAAAATAAATTTAAACTGACTCACATTCTCTTCCAGCTCAGTGTGCACTTTACTGTGGGCCTCTGCAATCTCCATCAGAACAACACcttggaagaaagaaaaaagcagggCTTTTATTTTAGCGATTACACCGAAACACCAGCAACAATTCAGTCAGTTTGCACCTGTCAGTCAATGAGGTAAGAAAGACGAGtgatgcagcaggaagtggaggagggagCAAACAATATTGTGTGTTAAACTACATTAATGTGGTTTAATTCTTCTGATTGGGCCCAATTATCCCACAGTCTTTGTCTAAAGCAAAGTAGCAGTTGAAGCTAAGCATGGCATTGCAGCGTGGTGTCTTCTGATTCCACTCAAGAGAGTGAATTAAAATATGTGAATAAATTGCCTGAATTTGGAAAGCAAATCTATTAAAGTTTGTAGGCAGAAGGCACCATTCATGTTCAAGGTAAAAACAAGGCAATTCCAGGGTCGTCACATGCGTTCCATCAAAGTTTACATCTTTACAAGCCATATTTTACAGATGACTTTTCTCCTATCCGTATTTAAACAGCTGTCAATAAGTAATCTGCACGCAGTGTTCTGGTATTGTGCGGTCAGATACAGAACAGTCTCCATTGAGAGAACAGCTCCAGCATAGATGGCTGCATATGACAGCACACAATGGGAGTGAGCCAATACTGTAAACACAAGTGGACAATTGTAACTAAGCAGTTTATAGTGCTATACCTCCACCACAATGGGGTGAAATCTAGGCTCAAGGTTTACTATAGGGCACAGTGGCCTGGGGAGCCAGTGTGCAGCATCATTTCTGGACACGTGATAGCACCGCTCTGCAGGAAAACCTAACGGCGTCAACACCTTCAGGTGAGGTCAGAGAAAGTGCAGGTGCTAGGTTTATTACGTGATCAGCTGAGGATCCTTTCTGCCTGGCTCCAAACAGACGAGGCGACCTGCCGATACAGAGGTGCGCTTCTGCAATGCACCTACAACAACATTGCCCTCTGAAGGTCACCAGAACCTACTGGTAAATGCCGCCTTTGTGCTTCCATGGGGAGGGGGCGGCGACAGGCCCAGGATGTGTTTGTACAGCCCCAAAAACAGCCCACGCTGGGGTTTGGGGCAGGGGTGGAAAGGGCTGATGTGATATTTCAAAGGGGCTGTTGTACACCTGCATGCTTCACCTTCTGGGTTAACAAGGTGTGAAAGTCTGTATAGGAGCTCAATGCTACACGTTGGAATGTGGCACACGGAGGACGAACTGGAgttgagaggagcagaagaagataAATGCATGCATGCAAGATATGAGAGCTGCATGTAAAAATGGATTCTGTCTGCCTTAAGTGtgaacaaaatcaaacaaaaataaatcaaagcttcGTTTCTGAGCTCAGCTAAAAGAGGGCCAACATCATTTATCTTATCTCCTATCTGTTGATGGCATTCAATTCTCGCTTGAAGAGATTCTACACAGAGATAATCTAATCTCACAGGCCACTTCACGTTCACGTGGAGTTCCGCAGACGTTTTGCTTGATAAATGATCCCAGTGGAAAAACATGAAGTTCCATCCAGTCTCTTCTTCAGTCACCAGTCTGTAAATCAGGTTTTTGTATTGTGTAATGCACAGACAAAGCAAAACTAAAATAATGACGATAAAACATTCCTTGGTAATGAAATGGTCTGAATGGATTGTTGGTGACACCCGCAGTGACTGCAGATTTAACAACACTGCTGACGGCATTCAGAGCAGCAACATGGACATTCTTAACAGGTGTGGCTGTCTGAGAGCTGGGAACGCCTCATGGACGGGCCAATGAAACCAGCACGTGTTGACTGGTCGATAAGGAGACCGGGCGACGGGAAATGTTGACTGAAGTTTACTTGTTGCTACCTTTTCCTCTGACTCACCTTTATCAAACTGATAATCCCTCTTCCATTTAAAATTTCTATCACAAGGTCGTGATTTCTATTTTTAGCACCACATTTTATTACTGAGATACATCGCCGGGCTTGTTCGGGCAGGTCTGCAGTGTTCAAGGAAATAAATCCAATTCATGATCACAGTATTTCACGTGGATGTACTGGTTATATCCTCCCActaataaagatttattttttttacaatatatTTTAAAGGAATCACCAGGATTTGATTTTTAAACCAGTCAGGAACTTCATTAAATAGCCAATTACCTCCATATTTTTTCATCCTGGTCATAATTAGCAAAGAACTCTGACAAACTGTAAACAGTATGAATATGACAGGCTGTCTCATTAAAGGACCGAGATCTTTTGAAACTGTTGAAGCAAAAACGTGACTTAAAGCATCCCACACTGAACTTTGATCTCCTGTTTATTACACTGTTTATAAAACTGAACTAGTTTCgcaaattatttaatttatagTGCCTGTGACAGCATCACTCCCATGAAACGGTGGCCTGTCTTTATCATTTATTAATCACTGTTTAAATGGAAAGGAACCGCAAGCCAGAGAAATAACAATAAATCCTGACTGATAATGTCAAATATCCCAGCTTAACAGGTGACCGAGGAGAGCGGACCCATCCACTAAACAATGAGAGAAGTAACACAACATCCAACACCAACCAAGGTCTAGATTTTGAAAGGAACGTTGAGTTAACGTTAATGGTAGACCTTTTAGTTTCCCTTCAACAAATGATGTATTTGAATGATTGAATGGAGAGTTACTGCATCTCACACAGGGGTGAAATCTTAGCTGCTGAGTGTGCTCCTTACATAAGCTCCTTCATCTCAACTGTGGAGAGAAGCTTATAAGAGGCATCAGGACGCTTTTCTCAATGGGGTATTTGGCACAGAGATTGTCATGAACCATAACTTGAATTCTCCATGGAGATAGGTTtccaaaaaagaaagtaaacaaACCAAATAGCTGTATAAATCTAAGTGATGCTGTGTGGAATTGTTCAGAAGATAACCTTAGAAGTTCTAAAGCAATTCCGCACTTTTCTAAAGGAGGGCAGATAAGACAAAGAAGAAATATAGACTTTACCTGCTTTTAAGAACATTAATGGTCTTATTTCTCAGGATTACAATTTACAACTACCTGCCTTCACAACAAATAGCTTCTTTTTAATTCAGAACTTGTTAAAGAAGCTATCAGCAGGAAACACTCAACGGTCTGTCTATTTTGAATTGTCATCCCTTCGGGGGTGGGAAATGTCATGCTGTGTATGATCTGATATTCTAAGAAATCCATTTTGACTGAGGCCTGAAAAACACTGCTGAGAAAAGGTGGAAGGGGTGGAGATCATGCTATTCTTCTGTGACATTTTGTCCCTTAGTACCTGTTCCTTTACAGTGGAATGGCAACtccctggggtgggggggtccagtTATGTTTATGTACAGGAAGCTGCTAAATCCACAAATACACTGAAAGATTTAAATATAATATGACATATTGAGAAACCCATTGGAGCAGTGACCATAAAACTAACAGCTTATTGTTTTGAATTCTCAGTTATttactgaaaaagaaaagggttAAAACCCTAAAGTCTGAGCTAAATATGAGTTACTTCATATAAGTTAAACTTATTTAGTACCTAAAAGATTATATCAAGAAATTGACCAATGAGGTAACATCTTCACTACATTAGCTATACTTAGTCAGCATTATATTATTAGTAATTCTTAATTAATAATTGTGAgaacatcagaaatctccaATGAAAATAGAACAAATATATCTTTGGCAATTGGGTTGATTTTAAAAGATGGACATTTAACATGGAGAGATGGAAAAGCCTtaagcagaagaaaaataactgtCACTACCACCGTGAGGTGAAAATTGTCTTGGAAAAAGTGAGTGCAGCTTGACGTAGAACTTTCTGCAAATACCTGCCAACCACTGTGACTGCTTTCCAAACTGCACCTTTCACAGAATGAAGTAAACAACGCTGCTACAGACAGAAGGAAAATCATAACAGCCGTGCGAACAAGCATCTAAAGAGCCGTTTCAAGACAGCGCTCGGCCTGAACGGACTCGTGAATTATAATTTGTCACTAATGTGACTGAACTAACATCAGTAAGCAACACTGTCAAGGTCTCGTGCCTGACTCCTCCGTCATTGTTTGATATTAATGTCACATATTTACTTTGTGCCCACTCACAAATCACAAAATAAGCTGCCACGTTTCCATACAGCTGGAGCTGGGCCTCTACAAACAGACAGCAAAGCTGGTGGGGGCTTTGCTGAGGCAGATGGAGGAACAGGGGCCTGGTGGCAAGAGagtctcctctgtctgtctgtctgtctgtctgtctgtctgtctgtctgtctgcctgcctgtctgtccgtccgtccagcgtctttgctgctctgctctttgcaCAGTGATAGACTTCACACAATCTCGCACCCGTCCATTCCAGTCCAGTCATACGCCTTTTTATGAAAAACCAGTTTCATGGCAAGCTGGATGCTGATTATGGTTGAACTGCAGAAACAGAGACACTCATGTGTCTCTTTTACCTGATTTGGAATTCATGAGGTGAGCATCGTATCAAATGAAGCAACCTTTGTTGAAAGCTGCTATTTTCCCACCCTTTATTTGCTTTCTGGAGAGGAGACACCGGCTTTGCAAACTGGCAGGAGCGCCTCGTCAGCCTCACTCTGCAAGAGCAGACTAAGAATGATTTTCTctgtctggatttttttttttgtttccatttaGCAGGCTGGTGGGTTCGTTTTGTGGTTGTCAGTTATCTGATTCACAGCTTcccttcttttctttgcttctttaCATTATTAGACAGGGGTCAGACAAGGTCAACCTACCCGCCAGTAGAAACGATATAGTTTTATTAacaaaaaagggcaaaaatTAAGAATGCTGCAAAATGTGGAACCCAATTTAAGTGGTTAATTTTAAGGTCAGCACATTGAAGGTTTAAGGTCAGCATGTTGAATATTGTAatcagaaaagaataaaagttCAGTGCAGTTGTTCCAAAGCAGTTATTTTTTACCCTGTTTAAAGGTGCAGGGTGTCATTTAAAGatgtttatgtgtttgattTGTGCAATATGTCAACATGATGGAGTGGAACAGAAGCAGCAAGCTACACTGTAGCCTCTTCCTTAGTTTCTGAGCAAGacattttttacttttatcACCTTGATGGGCCTTAATCATAATGCCAGCACTTTATGTTCACAGAGACAACAAATGTCtcaaatgtaagaaaataacTGATGAGTCTAACAGATTTGGACAGttttgctgcaaaaaaaaggagagcTTCAGGTTTCAGTTCCAGTAATCCAACCAACTCCAACCTGTAGCATTGTATTAACatataaatgaaatcaagaGCAGGCTCTGGTGACAAAAGAACTTAGACCTTCCTGAAACTCACCGAGCTCCCGGGACACCAGTGAAACGACAGCATTCTCTCCAAGTTTTGACACCGCCTCGAAATAGGCCTTCCCGGCGAGGGTCATGGCtgcacaggaggaagaggaagacatgcTGTTAATTGCTCGGTGAGGAGGATGAGCTGGAGCATTTGGTGTTGTCGTGGAAACACAAATTCCAGAAAGATTCATGTGtggcgggtgggggggttggggattGGTGAGCAGCTCTTGTCTTGAGCCTTATTTCCACTCTGTTTAATGCAGAATTAACAGCCAATCTGGTCTGATTATTTAATAAAATGAGGCCTGAAGTTAAATGcaggtgaagaggaagggaacTCTACCTGTGACTGCTTTCTCATAGCTCTTCCCGAGATTGACCAGGTTCCTCAAGCCTGGGTTGAGCTGGTCCATCACAATCTAGACAAAAAGTGGAGATCACAACTTTAGCATCACTTTCCATCACTCTTTTATTCACAAACATCTCTGGGAGTAATGAAACCCATTTACAGCAGTGGGTGGAGGAAGGAAATGCATGAAAACAAGTGCATGTTTGAGCTTTCGCTCTATAAATAACCAATGTGAGCGCAGTAAAACCTTCAATCATTAACCTGGCCCTTCACGTGAGCTTTATGGCTCCTTCAGAAAGGGCAAAGTCACGTTTAAAATCTGTGGCTATTCTGTTGCCTGAACCACCCCCAATCCCTGCTGAATAGCCGCACAATCAAGTACTGTACACTTCTCTATCTCTGCTGCCCTGGCACACCCTCAATGAAACAATGAAGGGGCAGGTAAGGAaccagacagaaaaggaaacaggTTCTCTGTCTTTTCTGGCTGAATGTGAGGCCACTGTAGCAGTTCTTTAGTTTTCAcacagaaagtgtgtgtgcctgtatcACAAGCACATAAAGCAGGGACTATTTAAGGGAAATCCTGTTCCAAACTTACAATCAACCAGTTTATCTTTAGATTTTTGACAACATGCGGCACTCCTCCGCCTGTTTATCACATCTGAGAGGCAATAAGAAGCATGATTAGATTAATCTAGTCCGACCAAGAAAGGTCAATCTCTTGATCAGGAGTGAATAATGATCAAATCATATGGAGCAATTCATGGCAGAAACAGTCAGAAAGACGGGTAGAACTTACATAATGTGaacataatttaaaaaactaCTATAGattgatttctgttgttttaggTCCATTACATGGAAAACAGAGTTAGCTCCTAAATTGCAGGTACGTTGTAATTTTAGTATttggacacacaaacatgtgcatCTTACTTGGAACTGTTTATTGATATCACGATTATCACAACTaaattgattaaaaataaatgccaaCATACAAAATCATGGACTTCTCTCACCTTATATGTACTTTCTGTCAGCTTGCTTACATCCTCCGGAGTCCGAGACATGATGGCAGACTTAAAGCTCAAACCCAGAagtcacacaaaaacaaacaaaaaacgaCCAGCAAGTCGGGAAAACCAAATGAAAAGAGGAATTTCTATGATTTCAAATGCTGGCGACTTCTCAACAATAAATCCCAGGTGGTCTTGCTCCTGGTGTGGGGGAGACACACCGGTCGGTCGTCGGACGCGCGGACTGAGTGACAGACCGCAGCAGCCGAGTCTTCACCGGGCGGT includes these proteins:
- the baiap2l1a gene encoding brain-specific angiogenesis inhibitor 1-associated protein 2-like protein 1a isoform X2, which encodes MSRTPEDVSKLTESTYKIVMDQLNPGLRNLVNLGKSYEKAVTAMTLAGKAYFEAVSKLGENAVVSLVSRELGVVLMEIAEAHSKVHTELEENFKKFHKDVIVELEKKTEMDVKYMNATFKRYQSEHKVKQDSLERSKTDLKKLRRKSQGKHSSKYEFRENEYMETLSSRQMDMQKFIADGCKEALLEEKRRFCFLADKHCMFSYQISNFHEKAREMLSLKLPSWQEKCCDITKVPDTVINMIEGLSVTPEQSPAIGYCNGKNQDSLVPPPAPPLKAQISPLANMFNPEPRSPLTTSTDRNLDHGSIGEFPLSHSVSQSSGLNLSKRSRVKTIFPHMAGTNPTLLSFDDGDIITLLIQEEKDGWLYGELEKTQQRGWFPSSYCRPHVDQMNSNLSTPRRLSVISVPEEDEEPMLLPPPDYSDDAAINPAITSMATSQNVVSLVNGNVKAPFLGGGNPFATVKLRPTVTNDRSAPAI
- the baiap2l1a gene encoding brain-specific angiogenesis inhibitor 1-associated protein 2-like protein 1a isoform X3, which encodes MSRTPEDVSKLTESTYKIVMDQLNPGLRNLVNLGKSYEKAVTAMTLAGKAYFEAVSKLGENAVVSLVSRELGVVLMEIAEAHSKVHTELEENFKKFHKDVIVELEKKTEMDVKYMNATFKRYQSEHKVKQDSLERSKTDLKKLRRKSQGKHSSKYEFRENEYMETLSSRQMDMQKFIADGCKEALLEEKRRFCFLADKHCMFSYQISNFHEKAREMLSLKLPSWQEKCCDITKVPDTVINMIEGLSVTPEQSPAIGYCNGKNQDSLVPPPAPPLKAQISPLANMFNPEPRSPLTTSTDRNLDHGSIGEFPLSHSVSQSSGLNLSKRSRVKTIFPHMAGTNPTLLSFDDGDIITLLIQEEKDGWLYGELEKTQQRGWFPSSYCRPHVDQMNSSNLSTPRRLSVISVPEEDEEPMLLPPPDYSDDAAINPAITSMATSQNVRRESICDGEAETNSHE
- the baiap2l1a gene encoding brain-specific angiogenesis inhibitor 1-associated protein 2-like protein 1a isoform X4, yielding MSRTPEDVSKLTESTYKIVMDQLNPGLRNLVNLGKSYEKAVTAMTLAGKAYFEAVSKLGENAVVSLVSRELGVVLMEIAEAHSKVHTELEENFKKFHKDVIVELEKKTEMDVKYMNATFKRYQSEHKVKQDSLERSKTDLKKLRRKSQGKHSSKYEFRENEYMETLSSRQMDMQKFIADGCKEALLEEKRRFCFLADKHCMFSYQISNFHEKAREMLSLKLPSWQEKCCDITKVPDTVINMIEGLSVTPEQSPAIGYCNGKNQDSLVPPPAPPLKAQISPLANMFNPEPRSPLTTSTDRNLDHGSIGEFPLSHSVSQSSGLNLSKRSRVKTIFPHMAGTNPTLLSFDDGDIITLLIQEEKDGWLYGELEKTQQRGWFPSSYCRPHVDQMNSNLSTPRRLSVISVPEEDEEPMLLPPPDYSDDAAINPAITSMATSQNVRRESICDGEAETNSHE
- the baiap2l1a gene encoding brain-specific angiogenesis inhibitor 1-associated protein 2-like protein 1a isoform X1; the protein is MSRTPEDVSKLTESTYKIVMDQLNPGLRNLVNLGKSYEKAVTAMTLAGKAYFEAVSKLGENAVVSLVSRELGVVLMEIAEAHSKVHTELEENFKKFHKDVIVELEKKTEMDVKYMNATFKRYQSEHKVKQDSLERSKTDLKKLRRKSQGKHSSKYEFRENEYMETLSSRQMDMQKFIADGCKEALLEEKRRFCFLADKHCMFSYQISNFHEKAREMLSLKLPSWQEKCCDITKVPDTVINMIEGLSVTPEQSPAIGYCNGKNQDSLVPPPAPPLKAQISPLANMFNPEPRSPLTTSTDRNLDHGSIGEFPLSHSVSQSSGLNLSKRSRVKTIFPHMAGTNPTLLSFDDGDIITLLIQEEKDGWLYGELEKTQQRGWFPSSYCRPHVDQMNSSNLSTPRRLSVISVPEEDEEPMLLPPPDYSDDAAINPAITSMATSQNVVSLVNGNVKAPFLGGGNPFATVKLRPTVTNDRSAPAI